A stretch of Paludisphaera rhizosphaerae DNA encodes these proteins:
- a CDS encoding YqgE/AlgH family protein, with protein sequence MTQPSLKGRLLIASPQVDSPIFARAVVLVLEHGEEQGAKGIILNLPTSATMTDLAGKLFDEDFAWDKPLHLGGPVAGPLLVLHTRPKMADLEVASGLYVALDATKSQHLITQEIEPSLVVANFSGWSPGQLEKEVEEGVWTVAPMDAQRIFRGVDQDLWWTTMRDLRVNTMRDILRLRSIPTDPSVN encoded by the coding sequence ATGACTCAACCATCGCTGAAGGGACGACTGCTGATCGCCTCGCCGCAGGTCGATTCCCCCATTTTCGCGCGGGCCGTGGTGCTCGTTCTGGAACATGGCGAGGAGCAAGGGGCCAAGGGGATCATCCTCAACCTGCCGACGAGCGCCACGATGACCGACCTCGCCGGCAAGTTGTTCGACGAGGACTTCGCCTGGGATAAACCGCTCCACCTGGGCGGTCCGGTGGCTGGACCCTTGCTGGTGCTGCACACCCGGCCGAAGATGGCAGATCTCGAGGTCGCCTCCGGCCTGTACGTGGCGCTCGATGCAACCAAGTCGCAGCACCTCATCACTCAGGAGATCGAGCCCTCGCTGGTCGTCGCCAACTTCTCGGGCTGGTCTCCGGGGCAGCTCGAAAAGGAGGTGGAGGAGGGAGTTTGGACCGTCGCCCCGATGGACGCCCAGCGCATCTTCAGGGGAGTCGACCAGGATCTTTGGTGGACGACGATGCGCGATCTTCGAGTGAATACGATGCGCGACATCCTGCGATTGCGATCGATCCCCACCGACCCGTCCGTGAACTAG
- a CDS encoding NAD(P)/FAD-dependent oxidoreductase, which translates to MTDRRRFANVSSRAKGPHRVVVVGAGFGGLAAIQGLRRSKASVTVIDRQNFHLFQPLLYQVATAALNPSDIAAPIRRVVRGWKNTEVILADVTGVDMDRRVVQLADGEVPYDSLVLAAGATHSYFGHPEWEEHAPGLKSIEDALEIRRRMLLAFEIAEREPDPEVQREWLTFVVVGGGPTGVELAGTLRDVARMTLAKDFTHIDPSTAKVILIEGSPHVLPPYASELQESAKRQLQALGVEVRSGLHVTHIDAQGVCINDERIAARTVLWAAGVAASPLGKTLGVAVDRAGRVPIQPDLTIPGRPEVYVIGDLAHLEQDGKPVPGVAPAAAQMGSHAAQNILRAMAGKPLLPFHYKDKGSMATIGRGAAVAQVGRFKVSGFIAWMMWMFVHVFFLVGFRNRLLVVLQWAWSYVTYDRGARLITGRADGPLVQGLTEDRLPSTTGAEPIRG; encoded by the coding sequence ATGACCGATCGTAGGAGGTTTGCGAACGTGTCGAGCCGGGCGAAAGGACCTCATCGAGTCGTTGTGGTCGGGGCGGGGTTTGGGGGGCTTGCGGCGATTCAGGGGCTACGGCGGTCGAAGGCCTCGGTCACGGTCATCGACCGCCAGAATTTCCACCTGTTTCAGCCGCTGTTGTATCAGGTGGCGACGGCCGCGCTGAATCCCAGCGACATCGCCGCACCGATCCGTCGCGTGGTTCGCGGTTGGAAGAACACCGAGGTCATTTTGGCCGACGTGACGGGCGTCGATATGGACCGTCGCGTCGTTCAACTGGCCGACGGAGAGGTCCCCTATGATTCGCTGGTGCTGGCCGCGGGAGCGACGCATTCCTACTTCGGCCATCCCGAGTGGGAGGAACACGCGCCGGGGTTGAAGTCGATCGAGGACGCCCTGGAGATCCGCCGCCGTATGCTCCTCGCGTTCGAGATCGCCGAGCGCGAGCCAGATCCGGAAGTCCAGCGAGAGTGGTTGACGTTCGTGGTCGTCGGCGGCGGGCCGACCGGCGTGGAACTGGCGGGCACGCTCCGCGACGTGGCGCGGATGACGCTCGCGAAGGACTTTACCCACATCGACCCGTCGACGGCGAAGGTGATTCTGATCGAGGGATCGCCCCATGTTCTGCCCCCCTACGCATCCGAGCTTCAAGAGAGCGCCAAGCGACAGCTACAGGCCCTGGGCGTGGAGGTTCGGTCGGGGCTCCACGTGACGCACATCGACGCTCAGGGGGTGTGCATCAACGACGAACGCATCGCCGCTCGGACCGTCCTCTGGGCGGCCGGCGTGGCGGCGTCGCCGTTGGGGAAGACGCTGGGCGTTGCCGTCGATCGAGCGGGTAGGGTGCCGATCCAGCCGGACTTAACGATCCCCGGCCGACCCGAGGTTTACGTCATCGGCGATCTCGCTCACCTGGAACAAGACGGCAAGCCGGTGCCGGGGGTGGCTCCGGCCGCCGCCCAGATGGGATCGCACGCGGCTCAGAACATCCTGCGCGCCATGGCGGGCAAGCCGCTGCTGCCGTTCCACTACAAGGACAAGGGCTCGATGGCGACCATCGGCCGGGGGGCGGCGGTCGCCCAGGTGGGTCGGTTCAAGGTCTCCGGCTTCATCGCCTGGATGATGTGGATGTTCGTGCATGTTTTCTTTCTGGTCGGGTTTCGGAACCGACTCCTCGTGGTCCTCCAGTGGGCCTGGTCCTATGTAACGTACGACCGAGGCGCGCGTCTCATCACGGGCCGGGCTGACGGGCCCCTCGTGCAAGGGTTGACCGAGGACCGGCTTCCTTCCACCACCGGGGCGGAGCCGATCCGAGGATAA